Part of the Rana temporaria chromosome 11, aRanTem1.1, whole genome shotgun sequence genome, CCTTCCACAGTCCTGGCCTGAAATCACCGATAATCAAAGTTATTTCATTGCCGCGCCCCCCCTAAAGCTTACATCCTATTAAAATTGTATGCCTGCACTATAAACCTGAATTTCTGTGAAACTCAGagtatatttaaagctgaaccatgagaaaagaaagaagaaagcgacaggaaaagaaaagaaaaatcgtAACCTTCAAGATCAGGACTGGTCCAGTACCCCAACGGTCTTGAAAAATGGACCGTTTCTGACGTCATCACACCCAGAGCAAGCTGCATAGACCAGGAAAAGTCcactgctggatgtgggggagcgTTTTCTGGAGGATCAAAGGATGAGGAGAGTAAAGGCTTTGTGCTCACCCCATGAAGAAACTGAGCAGTTCACCTGAGCAGtgtgggcacagccccactgcatggggaaaaaacatgttttgcctggagatgggctttaaaCTTTGAAAAAGTTAAGTCAGGAATGAATGGGCTTTGGTTTCAGTATAGGGCactttatgtagaataattaaaaaaacaatggcaCACTCACCTGATGGTGCCAGTGACCTGATTGACTCAAGGAGGTTGGGGCCAGAGAACTTGACAACACATCGTAAGGGTTCAATCTCTTCAGAAATGCCAGGTACCCCTTTGAACGTGGTTTCCAGCTGTTTTAGGAATAGAAATAGATACACTATGTAAATCAGAACAGATATATTGCTCCATGATACTTCGACACAGTGAACTGGGTTTTACCAAATCAATAGGGCAGACCAGAGGACCTTCATTTATCGTTCAAGCTTCAGTAAAATAAGCACTTGTTAAATATATAGTTAAACAATTATTAAAACAATATTCACACTTCAAAGTGCTATATCTTATATAACTAAAAACAGAACAGATAATCAATACCATGCTGCTAGCTAGAACAGTAGGGGATATGCTTCTGACATAGGCCTCCTATATGATCTAATTTTAGAAGACAAGATACAAATGTCAACCAAGCTCAGTATGTTTGTTCCATGCTTTAACTACTTTGTTTGAACAAGTTCCATAAATCTAAAAAATCAAAACAGGTAAATAAACAGCAAGGTCTTATTGTTTTACAGcactgcttatatatatatatatatatatatatatatatatatatatatatacacacacacacacacacacacacacacatacatacacatatacatacacatatacacacacacacacacacacacacacacacacattatatatatatatataaaataaaaaacgccaaaCACCACTACAAGTTACTACAAGTAACGGTCCTAGGTTATGCCCTTTAACCAGATAAACGTCACCAACTTGAAACAAAGACACTTTATTTATACATAGGCACACAGGAGAACATTTATCTAGAAAATTAGGAACACAATTAGCCACAAATCAGGCGATCATTAAAAGTGAAGTATGAGCAAATACTTGTCTTGCGGGTCACGGGGGTGCACTTGCTTGTGCTCTCCTGCGACCCAgaatcagctgacagcaggcaaaAAATGTCAGAGCCACTCTAGAAGGATCCCGACaataatgtcaggatccacccgGATTTTCACTTTCACAGGTTCATGTTTTGTTCTGTACAAGTGCAACTTCAGAGCAGCCAGAGAGAAATGTATAATTAAGCTGTAAATTCCTCATAGTAAATCTGTTACAGTCTGTCTCACTGCTTCTGTTTAGCATTACCTTGCTGGTCGTCATAATTGATAAATGCCCCCACAGAATCTATTTGTATTTACATACCCTATAGGACGCATGATCCAATTTTGGAAGGGGCCCATCTCCAAATGTTTCACGAGTCAGATAATGAACCCTGTCTTTTTCCTTAAGGTTTTCATAAGTCACTCTTGGATCCACTAGAAAGCGGGAAGAAAAaggggggatgggggaaaaaGAAGTTTGTTAAAAGTGAAACTTTGCTTACACCATTTGTTTACCCAAAGAAAGTAGAAGCGGTGTGTTAACATTCTGTTAGTGTATAGAAATTTAAGTATTTGAGTTTAGCTAAACAGTtgcatatatctatctatatacacataccctacaaataaaaacaaacacacaacactattacAAAATGTAACATGGCTTACATATGGCTGGCACATAGTTTCTCTCTTGAAGCGGTCTTGGGTGGTATGCTTGTAAGttctgtttagaaaaaaaaacacagcgatGAAACATATACCTATAAGTCTCTCAAAGTAACATTGCACCATTAGTTGTTTGGCTGTATGCAAGGCAAAATGGCCATTGCCATTGCGTTtgaatagaagaagatcctggactgccgcactccttaaaacaatgtctttattgtacaaataagatccaaaaaacaaccaaagcgatgcagtcaaaattaaGTGGACAGCAGGAAAAAGGTGGCCGACATGTTTcccatcatgtgatgcttacttgtAGCATGCTTACtttaaattgaacaagctgaagttagaagccgattggctactatgcacagttgcaacagattctgagtgctccagttttagtaaatctcccccagtgtgtCTAtatctaagccctggttcacactgactaCCGGAATGAAACTGtgcgttcagctgaacttgcacaattttattcctgcatgtcagtcccgGCTTCGGGGGTGCGATatcagacatctgtgtgggtttctgcacagatgtcaatggaaatcgcacacAAAAATTGCCAACAgcagtacagaaacgacttttgggaatcggtgcgacaccgcaaATGCAGCATTGCAACGATTTGGAAGctgccattgccgccgatttggcatgcgatttgacatgtctaaTCGCATCAACGTGAACCAGGGCAATAGCAAAGAAGTATTTGGACAGAGAAAGTTTCTTTCAGAAGTGATTCTAAAGTTTAGCAGTAGGTGGGAATGAAAGTCATTGATTGCTTTTACCTTATTAGAGCTGTTCAAGATACAGAGCTACAAACTCAGGATTTCCTGATGACTTTTCCCACCTGCTGAAGAGGTTTAGAACCAGACCTGAAAAAGAAACACAGGTCTAATGAAGATGTGAGATGACAGAGCAGCACTGACACTAAAAGTaattaaagagaacctgctctctgtgCCATAATGCACAAAGTAACAGGTTCCCTTTATTGCAGGAACCCTTAAGAGAATGTACTTTTACCTTCCACTTGCTCCCCTGATATTGAAGTCTGCAGAACTATTCAGGGCTCCTGGGTAGGGAGAAAGCATGACACTGTCCCTACCTCACCACAATGCAGTGCTTGAGTGATCAAATGGCAAGTAAATATCCTgtaagctgaacttcaggcaaacaATTGAAATTCACCTGTGTGAACAGTCTTTTCTGTCAAAAGGATATGTAATCCCATCCAGCCACATTTGCGATTAATGAAAGCCTCTGCCGGACGTCACATCAAGGAGAGGGTTAAAATGCTCTCTGTTCACGCTAAGAAAATATAGCGAGATCACTTTCCTATTGACTGGACAATGTAGGAGGAACACTACAGGTTATCAACTCCCCTCACGgtgctccctctgtctctcagtatgTTCCTTGTCATGTGTATGCTGCAGAGTGGGACTGGCTCGTAATACTGACCTTACCTCacagtctaaagctggccataaaccatacaattttcttattcaatttcctttagatttaccttcaactgtgtagtacaagggcctgcctgattgcatacaaattgaaagtcttTAGATTTGACcttctattatatggttttggcaaatctaaaaggaaatatttagaagaaaattgtataaatgtatggccagcctaaggcaggccatagatgtaATTTTCAGTTGCAGGAGAGAAAAATCACCTGGATTCCATCAAACAcagtgaggccctgtacacacgatcagtccaaactgatgaaaacggactgaagtccagtttcatcggtccaaacctaccgtgttgtacgccccatcggacttttgcccttcagaccaaagttttaaaacttgctttaaaatcggactgatggacgcctgaccgtcggtcaaaaacgatggttagtacacaaaagcaaagttagttcaaaacccacgcatgctcagaatcaagtcgacgcatgcttggaaccattgaactttttttcagcacgtcgttgtgttttacgtcaccgcgttggactcggtcggattttgaactgatggtgtgtaggcacatcagaacatcagtccgttctcatcggatggactgatcgtgtgtacagggcctcagtgttAATGGGAGAATCCGTCCTGTGGAGTTATTGTGCTCTCCTGGTGGGGGAGCACAGGGAGCCGTCCCTGAtgggagaacacaatgattattgctagGGGCTATCTTACCTCTGACAACAATCACATACTGAAAATCTGACATGCTGGCTGCACCAAAGTGGATAGACTTGGGTATAATCAATTTGTGAGAAAAGGAAAAGCCCCAAGGGATGGTATGGTCAGGACACCATaacaggatataaaaaaaaaataaaaaataaaaaacacacaaggaGAAGAAGGAGTAGAAAAGTATAAATCAACCTGGGTGTAATCATTTTTCCCATAGATTGATCAAATCTCGACCGGTCCATACTGAACTGGCAGAGATTAGAGCCATCTACAGCTGGCTCAAGTCTATGAAAGAGGAACAAATATGCCAGATATAAGATGGATTCAGGTTTATGCTGGTTGAACATAAAATGTTTGTaaggaaataagaaaataaataagaaaaaaacaaaaaaacaaaaaacacatttaatgcaTTTGGATATCTGTCTGAAGTTGAGCTTCATAAAAAGGTCCTTTCAGTACAATAGACAAGAACAGACTCACTAGGTGAATACACAAAGTGTGCAGTGACTATCGCAATGGGTTGTGGTCATGCTGTAATAGAGAGGAAAGCCAGCATTTGTATTGCCTTGTACTAAGCAAGAACCCACTTGCTTCAGGCCTCCTCTGGCAGCAAGTCACTTAACCAGTGCTAATGTATTAGTCATGTGGTCAACGTCTAAGTGGTTTGTGGTCTGGTGCTCAAAGTCAGTCAATAGCTCTGTCAGCCAATTGTTTGGCACTGGCCAAGTGACCCACACTGCACAAAGCCTGGATTAGCAGATACCACAGAAAGTGATGTCAAATCCTAAATAGGAGTTGTCACCAgagcaaaaaatgtaatcagaattTTCCTAATGGTAGAACATGTTGTGGGGACAACTGCCTAAGTGGGGAATTGCCCTCACGTTGAAGAGGGTTCCTCTTACATCCTGATAGGAACAGGAAGAGAAATCTCTAACAGGACACAGGCAGTGAAAAATAAAGCCAACTGTTCAATGATAAGTTCACTTTCAGAACATGCTACATATTCcacccatttttagggtggaacatgcaacatgctcctgcagcccttctcgcTCTACCTGTGCAGtgtgcaggggttcttctccctgtgcctgccgctataattttgaaaaaaaaaataaaaaatgagctaTCAGGGTGCTGGTGAGCGCTCTGGTATTCAATTGATTCCTCCTGCACTCAGGTGACTAGTGGACTGCAGGAGACCGAGACTGCACCTGCGATCTACTGaccaaaacaataaataaaaaaaaatcatgtgcaTAACCCTTCACTACTCGATCTAAAACGTAACCATGTTGGCTATACATATACTTTAAACAAAATCATAACTATCAAATTTGAGTCATGCCATACATCATAACTCAAGTATGCGATTTACATTTCACatgtgcaaacaaacaaaaaaaggttaaACTCACCTGATTGAACCTCTTAAAGACTATGTCTTTCAGGGAATCCAAGCACCGACTTTTCAGGTCCATCTGCTGAAAATGACTGTATCTAGCAGCACTTAACAGTGCCTATCAAAGAAAGACATACAAATATTCAAAACATAAATCGCATAGAAAATTATAAAAGGTTTATCACACAAAATGCAACAATCAGTACCCTTTGCATGAACTCCTAGAGCGATGATGACTTTTAAACCTTGCAATTCGCcgagtgctagttcacaccagatgcagttccgtgcgccttttttctgcactaaaaatgcatgcatttTCCCATGTAttacaatggctctagttcacactagtgcaatcagtttccggtgcagaaaataATGTAGAGCACAGATCGGTACTGGAACATAGCAAATTGTATCAAAAAACGCACTGTGTGTGGTGTGAACTGTAAGCAAATCTGATCCGGAACATATCCAGAGtaaatttttgtggtgtgaactggccctaaatgtgAAAGTTGAAAAGGTGTTTCTCCCCCCAGATAAATTCCACATCACCCGAGTAGACGTTTCAGTGGGGATCATGTGGCACTGTGTTAAACTTTAAAAGAgaagaaataggatttttgtactcaccgtaaaatccctttctctgaagttcattgacgTACACAGCTCCTTATTCTTGACCTTAGGGCTATACTCCTGATAGGAAGGTATATAATCCTAAGGTTACCCTAATGAGGAGCTGTGTTCGTCAAGGAACGAAAGAGAAATGAGAATTTTTGGAATCATATTCAGACCAATACTGCATCTGTTCCCCGCCGGCGATAAGGCTGAGAACCGTtcaatcgcttggttctcagtgctccctgagcagagagatgctgactgtcagccagcagctctctgctatgccccttcccccccactggagcgctgggctgtggagggggcgggagcagctggctcaggcatATGGGTGGATCCCTGCCACATGCTTTGTATTGGCACCAAAACTGGCATTGGTGCATCCCTATTTACTAATAATTGTGCACACAATGTATTTGTCCTAGGTTGACAACACTTACTCACTGTGCTGTATCTATGAAGTAGCAGTGTTGCCACCCTAGGTAAGGAAGTATTAAGACCACCCCTTATCTTTAAAACATTGTGGTGTAGGTTATTCTTTAGGTTAAAACAGTAAACTAAAAACACTGCCCGAGATTTACACAGGAAGTTACAAGCTCACTGGATTTCTAGAAGGAtaaacagttatttttttattttcaaacaaatatgataaaacactttcaattgcctattaaaaaaaaaaaaaaaagttcattgtTATGCATGGATGCCCCTtactctttaaaaaatatattaagtatataaaaaaaaaaaaaacctgcacacAAAAGTGCTATGCATTAATTCAGAGAAATTAGACTCATACTACAATGCCCTGTAGtgattaaggccgggttcacactggtccgacaaacgctccgacattgggagctcatgtcacatgacgtgtgaaaatcaaggtttccctatgagagccgtctcaaCTGGTCTaacacaagtcagtccgactttgaaaatgctccctgtactacagcagcagtaaaaggaattatctcacactgggattggtTTGATTGcgatagtctgacttgtcttttgaccaaagtcggatcaaagtagtatccggttcatgaaagtcggatggatgtcggatcaatgtaggaccaatgtaggactgatgtcgcagagcaaagtaggatgaaagtcgtatcactgtcgtgtagtatcagtgtgaatccagccttacctaGCTTAAAAGACGAGTTCATAGACATAAATATTCACTTGTTGGTGCAAGATTAGAATGGAAGTAACTGAAGTACATACTTGACACAAGACAGGACGGAAGGTACTTGAAAGACTTGAAACAAAGACGTAAGGCGTTTGGGTATGGTACACAACAAATGTAGGTCTGTATTGATTGGGCTTCATACTAGTTTGACTCCAAGCTAAGCGGATCCACATTGCATCTTCAAAATCTTTGAAGTGGATAGTTACCTAAGGAGAAGTAAAATATTCTGTCATTTGACTGAAGTCATTCTAACAATCATTTTCTGTTGAACAGGGACAGCTATGAATGGATTGAAATTCGGCTGTTCTCTGCTGAATCAGCCAAACTTTGATTGGTTTATGGTCAGCTTTAGATAGATAGCAAGCTTAAGGGGAAGCAAGTGATGGAAAATGTACAGTATTAAAATGCTGTTTACATTCTTGGCACTACAGTAtataaattgtaataaaaaagcaGAAGGAATAGGCCAAGGAAAACACTGTACAGTGTCATGTGAGTGACAGCGTCGAGTCTGCTGACATCCTAGCACCGCAGTAGCAGTCTCAGGACTTCTGGATGTCTGCACAAGGAAGGCTTTTagaggaaaataataaaatacattagaTGTAGCATCTTACATTTTTCATAACTGAGTGAATGACTTTCTTGAAGCGTGCTTTGAATTCCGACACATCGATGTGATTCATTTCAGAATCTGGTGAGATACGAAGAGGATTATTTTTTCAATAGGAAATccatgtttaaaaaacaaaaactttggcTAAACTTGACTttcgaaaaagaaaacaaatagaaATTTAGGGGGAATGAAACAGATCACTTCAATAATTACCAGTTGGCTTAGACATCTGATAAACCTCCCACGTCCTCCTATTTGCATTAGAATGATTATCTGTGGCAGACAGAAACCAACAAAATATTGCAATCACAATTTTATATAAcaggttcatttttattttcactgctagaaacttaattttaaaaaaggtaaaataaaattcTATATACAAACTTGTCAGTAGAAGtgctgatgttaaaaaaaaaaacacattctctCAGGTTCTCCTTGCTGTGAGTCTTGAAGCCAAAGACAGCGCTATCTTAGCCTCTATTTAGATTACAATTACCAAAGGGGAGCTCGTGTGATCAGCTACGATACCATAGGGCAGCTCATGTGATCAGCTAcgagggcttaaaaaaaaaaaaaaaaaaaaatatgattccaGGTGCGTTGGTACAAAAGATGGCCCAAAGGCAGCAAACAGAGGGATCAAAGTGACCAGGTGAGGTGGGGGCACATATAAGAAGGCAGTTAAAAATGGCTTCAGTTCCCCTTTAAAAGGTAACAGGTTTGCTTAGTAGTCCACCCATTTTCCTTGCGGCCCCTTCTCCCACTAGCACCCAGAGGGAAATGTCCCTGTGTTCCCGAGTTGGAGCTTACACAGGACTAAGGACCAGTGATTGGGAATAGTCATTGCCTACTTAGGCACCCATTGTTACATTCTGAGATGAAGTTATAAACTCCCCTTTTCCCAAAGTACTGGGTAACTTAGAAAGCTCTGGTAACTAAATAAGGCAGTGGGCGAGTGCAGGGAGAGGAAGTATGAGTAGTTAGGGGAAGTGGGGAGTAGACTGTCAATTATACTTGGGATTGATAGTTCaggagctgctgtcaatcattgcTCTTCCTTCACTAACAGCAGTACAGTGAACTGGCTAAATGGCTGGTCAAAGATTAACCCCTTTCCGTTGGTACACCTTTTCAATTGCTTGGTAGCAATTGCTAATCatctcgggtttacagagaatggtccaaaaaagagaaaatatccagtgagcagcagttgCGTGGACGAAAATGCCATGTTGAtgccagaggagaatgggcagactgcttTGAgaagatagaaaggcaac contains:
- the CENPN gene encoding centromere protein N; its protein translation is MAAPPGSALRSHRRRSTPVVDECVTEFIKRTVQKMSIAELMNNLRAWGFLTDAELQTLPAKTTREYIALQVVHLCEAKQATINQAADLDIIYNHSNANRRTWEVYQMSKPTDSEMNHIDVSEFKARFKKVIHSVMKNVTIHFKDFEDAMWIRLAWSQTSMKPNQYRPTFVVYHTQTPYVFVSSLSSTFRPVLCQALLSAARYSHFQQMDLKSRCLDSLKDIVFKRFNQNLQAYHPRPLQERNYVPAILDPRVTYENLKEKDRVHYLTRETFGDGPLPKLDHASYRLETTFKGVPGISEEIEPLRCVVKFSGPNLLESIRSLAPSGVAEAPISSLLTCIPHRARNIFKISDKRPLQPTSSQATN